A DNA window from Guyparkeria halophila contains the following coding sequences:
- a CDS encoding DUF58 domain-containing protein yields the protein MTPTVTKGLISRAAAALRGVIDRAQPRDQVSRPRAGVAPSADEIAVAWAGGERLPTLVPESVPTATRLSGDQLARRLGEGLDFEQLRAYQPGESAARIDWRISARANEPVVRVHREPAQRQAHLVVDCGAAMRFGTRRRLKLTQALLAAHAFAAGALRQNLAVEIHGIGEQLCPGHHAAGPVTGQGAILQRLAELAEAAGETGEDAQPVDWPGLRQRLLQRLPVGSVVMVFSDCLSDTGPGRVIDWAPLAAAHHLIFVSVADRVELEMPDLGLVAFEAGNRARWLDTGNRRWREQFASRQQERLKQWRESVEALGAAFLALPAEAEPAEWLAEAPVALARTAGAAS from the coding sequence GTGACCCCCACGGTCACCAAGGGGCTGATCAGCCGGGCGGCCGCGGCCCTGCGGGGTGTGATCGACCGGGCGCAGCCCCGCGATCAGGTCTCCCGCCCGCGTGCCGGTGTCGCCCCGTCGGCCGACGAGATCGCTGTTGCCTGGGCCGGGGGCGAGCGCCTGCCCACCCTGGTGCCGGAAAGCGTCCCTACCGCCACCCGCTTGTCCGGCGACCAGCTGGCGCGGCGGTTGGGCGAGGGGCTGGACTTCGAGCAGCTGCGTGCCTACCAGCCGGGCGAGTCGGCCGCGCGCATCGACTGGCGCATCTCGGCACGGGCCAACGAGCCGGTGGTGCGGGTGCACCGCGAGCCGGCCCAGCGCCAGGCCCACCTGGTGGTCGACTGTGGTGCCGCGATGCGCTTCGGCACCCGTCGGCGGCTCAAGCTCACCCAGGCGCTGCTCGCCGCCCACGCCTTCGCCGCCGGTGCGCTGCGCCAGAATCTCGCCGTCGAGATCCACGGCATCGGCGAGCAGCTCTGCCCCGGGCATCATGCCGCCGGGCCGGTCACCGGTCAGGGGGCGATCCTGCAACGCCTCGCCGAACTGGCCGAGGCCGCCGGCGAGACCGGCGAGGACGCCCAGCCGGTCGACTGGCCAGGACTGCGTCAACGCCTGTTGCAGCGCCTGCCGGTCGGTTCGGTGGTCATGGTGTTTTCCGACTGCCTGTCCGACACCGGTCCCGGCCGGGTCATCGACTGGGCACCGCTGGCCGCCGCCCATCACCTGATCTTCGTCTCGGTGGCCGACCGGGTCGAGCTGGAAATGCCCGACCTGGGCCTGGTCGCGTTCGAGGCGGGCAACCGGGCGCGTTGGCTGGATACCGGCAATCGCCGCTGGCGTGAGCAATTCGCCAGCCGGCAGCAGGAACGCCTCAAACAATGGCGCGAGTCGGTCGAGGCGCTGGGTGCGGCCTTCCTGGCGTTGCCTGCCGAGGCCGAACCGGCCGAGTGGCTGGCCGAGGCCCCGGTGGCCCTGGCACGCACCGCGGGGGCCGCGTCATGA